The following nucleotide sequence is from Takifugu flavidus isolate HTHZ2018 chromosome 4, ASM371156v2, whole genome shotgun sequence.
aaccgcaggtcatttgactttagtcagtctgttcaatgttataggatttattgcaatctaataaaaactatgaataaatgtgggaaataggaaataaaaagaagcaaaatgaccaaataaatctcccatgaatactgtaaatttaaagatgtcaagaatggaatatcagcttaaatggaatcaaacataaagtgaaaaggcctcctttaagtttactgcaaaaataaacactaaatcaagagcgacacgcgccaaaaacgtctcattctctcttctgtctccacccattcttttatattctcttaagataatggggacggggtcgtgtgataacaaaacaacctaattggggactatatttttgttgcaagaactttggctcttcagaagtttctatgttggcttccacagattgtgcatccactagaaactcagtgtttttgaggaactaccaggagtggctggagtggaggccaatgacgctatagctacatatagctacatatagatcaccgtgatcctcaacccaaaagaccaccagttggcgcagcaatactaaagataggaggttgtggtggtTGCGCAGACGCTGAGTGATATcccgcacaaacgtgccctatgttctatataccgtatgttcgcgaccaaagggcgcaccgtattaaaaggtgcagcctcagttacgggtgctgtttctgtatttaacacatacatcaggcgcacCGGagtatagggcgcgggcatggtaaaacataccgctaccatagcttaaaacatgcatgctagcgtgtatttagcaattttgcgaaagctGGCAAGTCGACcgctgtagtcggccgctcacagcgggagccccgtctgtagtcactgataccagcttttccagcggcacttttttctcccccaaaaactccttcacctcgttatatatgtcgactccgCTCGTTATATaggtcgactcccctcgttatatatgtcacctcccctcgttatatatgtcgactcccctcgttatatgtgtcaactcccctcgttatatatgtcgactcccctcgtcaTATaggtcgactcccctcgttatataggtcaactcccctcgttatatgtgtcaactcccctcgttatatatgtcgactcccctcgttatataggtcaactcccctcgttatatgtgtcaactcccctcgttatataggtcaactcccctcgtaatatacagtggggcaaaaaagtatttagtcagtcaccaattgtgcaagttctcccacttaaaaagatgagagaggcctgtaattttcatcataggtacacttcaactatgagagacaaaatgagaaaaaaaaattccagaaaatcacattgtctgatttttaaagaatttatttgcaaattatggtggaaaataagtatttggtcaaTAACAAAAGTTCATCTCAATACTTTGTTATAGACCCTTTGTTGGCAATGACAGAGGTCAAACGTTTTCTGTAAGTCTTCACAAGGCTTTCACACACTGTtgctggtattttggcccattcctccATGCAGATCTCCTCTAGAGCAGTGATGTTTTGGAATGCCCTTGCTGATGGAAGGAGATTTTCACTCAAAATCTCACGATACATGGCCccattcattctttcctttacaCGGATCAGTTGTCCTGGTCCCTTTGCcgaaaaacagccccaaagcaTGATGTTTCCACCCCCATGCTTCACAGTAGGTATGGTGTTCTTTGGATGCAACTCAGcattctttctcctccaaacacgacAAGTTGAGTTTTTTCCAAAAAGttctattttggtttcatctgaccataTGACATTCTCCCAATCCTCTTCTGGATCATCCGAATGCTCTCTAGCAAACTTCAGACGGGCCTGGACATGTACTGGCTTAAGCAGGGGAACACGTCTGGCACTGCAGGATTTGAGTCCCTGCCGGTGTAGTGTGTTACTGATGGTAGCCTTTGTTACTTTGGtcccagctctctgcaggtcattcACTAGGTCCCCCCGTGTGGTTCTGGGATTTTTGCTCACCGTTCTTGTGATCATTTTGACCCCACGGGGTGAGATCTTGCGTGGAGCCCCAGATCGAGGGAGATTATCAGTGGTCTTGTAtgtcttccattttctaatAATTGCTCCCACAGTTGATTTCTTCACACCAAGCTGCTTACCTATTGCAGATTCAGTCTTCCCAGCCTGGTGCAGGTCTACAATTTTGTTTCTGGTGtcctttgacagctctttggtcttggccatagtgttaaacaaacaggttcaaacaggTGCCATTAATACAGGTAacaagtggaggacagaggagcctctTAAAGAAGAAGTTACAGGTCTGTGAGAGCCAGAAATCTTGCTTGTTTGTAGGTGACTAAATACTTATTTTActgaggaatttaccaattaattcattaaaaatcctacaatgtgatttcctggattctttccccccattttgtctctcatagttgaggtatacctatgatgaaaattactggcctctctcatctttttaaatgggagaacttgcacaattggtgaccgactaaatacttttttgccccactgtaggtcaactcccctcgttatataggtcaactcccctcgtagttgtctttaggggcagtagtgtgagaagttcttttGTGGAGAAATCATCAAACGCCTTCCTGATAAAGATCCTCAGCTGCGCCgtactgctgctgtccaccgACTCGTCACAGGAGGCTAAACCACCTGCACCTCGCCAGGTCACGGTCCAGCTGGTCGGCCAAGTTCCCGGACATCGCAGATACTCTTCTTACCATCGTAGCTGCCCCCAGTTGAACATCGGAGAGATTGGAGATCACGTCGGTTCCGTATTTCTCGTCTTCAAGTACAGTTTTAGCAATCAACATCATTGCTTCTTTAACTACCTCCCCGTCTGAAAAtgccttcttctttttaatcaagAATTGCGTAGCTCTAAATGAGGCTTCGGTTGCTTTTTGGGAGGCTTTAACTGGCCTTGTGAAAAAAGCTTGCCGTTTgcacaaagctgcctttaactCTCGGGCTTTTCCTGCTGGCAGTGCCCtgtgttggatcgcgatacctcctgtatgtagctgccgatccgcgtgttcgttgaatgaagacttcgagaagtaaagtaccaatttcaaaatgtatttaacaatagaatcaattccagacacaaatattacagagctccgggccagttcataaccctagcaacaacagagttaatcgtcagggcacgaagtctgaccacctaactatcccttggcccagtcctttatagtcacacacatgcaaattcacaatgtccatgcaatccaatccagatcccccgctgagatgtccccgtcctcttcctccagtcccacttggtgttggtagagttcttctcttccattgttttcccaggtggccagatcccattcttcatgcaaatgtgatcatcatcaacccccctgatgtcgcatttacaatgagtgtttgacacctcctgcctgactggctcctgagacaacaatagaacaaacaacaatcctgcaaatggaatgtctctgtttatattacatttaccaatgagtctaccttgcctaacttctaagagaagacagaaacatatggtgaaacacataacaagataaagacaattctcaacaccTGCCCTGTGGATAGCTAGCATGGTAGCTTGTGACACGTCGTGAAATGTCTCTCCACATTGTGCCGCTTCACCGTCGCCACAGTCGCCCCGCAAATAAGACAAACACACGCTCCTTTCACAGtggtaaaaaaaaccctcgaCCTCCCattcgtggtgaaaatgatgtgtcttctttcttttttctgccatcttttgggtcagtcgtctcctcgttttggctgcgcccgctaggTTGTTTGGTCGTAGCAATCTGCgaagacgctacgttttggtcatgcgcatcttactgacctttgaactattttttattttttaaaaatatatatattgttatttccagtttatgtgtaagtgtgatttaaacaagaatagcatacaaaataaattagttgcagctcattggtcagtggtgctatttgagctatttttagaacaggccggcgggcgactcatgtggttcttacgggcgaccgggtgcccgcgggcaacgtgttggtgactgttacgatcccagttatgtggtttagtttgcttttactgtgcgctcTGCGCACCTTTGCGcatttggttctgttttgtcccgcccccgtgttttgtgtttctctgtttcaataggtgctgcgcCATGGTCTGTGATTGGCTCGTTCGTgattggcgtccttttaaaaaccctggggtgccacccaacgaatCCTTCTTGCTCCGTTTTCGTCCTGTTCCGTGACTCGCCACGTCAGCGCTACCAGTTCCCACTTCGTTTTTGTGACACGCAGCCCGTCGGTTGCAGTtcgcctgcttctgtggagaagccactttcGTCTACGTTTTggaatgtttgccatgcaacgtgcctttaacCATTGAATAGACCTATATACTTTAAGTGCTCACTTATTTTTGTATTACTCCCCAccttttgccattaaatctatatttcacttattgtactggcgttattcctcgtgccaccttcacttttccctggttcacaattccataccctagactggaacgtgacaaatgggggctcgtccgggatatTTGATCCCATagctttttgtaattttgtttagCGCCCTTAGTCTTTTGtgattttgatttctttgatttttccgTAGGTGTGCGTCTGCAATCCAGAGGTCTGGTGAGTCAGCGTGTTCCCAGCTGGGTTGTTTTCAACCCTTCCTTCGGGgcactatttttttttgtatgttttaatttgcctttttggGAGTAACTCCAGGGGGAGGTACGCTAGTCAAAGAGTGGACTTAAGATAAAGTCCTCTCTTATGACGTTAAGCGTTTAAAGGCGCCTTCCATTGGTACGCTCTGAAGAGTTAGATAGGTGAGTTAGTTTCCTGGTTAGGCAGTCAGGACCAGACTCTCTGACACCCTGCGTCTTGGGGTGGTTGCAGTGCAGTCTCTcggattttgtttgattttgttaatgCTAATTTTGGAGGCATTTGGCACGCCGCACGCGTTTTACGCACCAGATTTTGCATGGTTTTTGGCTTCTTTCTGATCTACATTGTACATTTCTGCTTGAATTCTCCATTAACCGAAGTTTTTTGGTGTTACAGGATGGCGTCTGTTGAAGATTTTTGTAAGAATCCTACGAAGGATAGTTTGTTACGCTGCACTAAAGAGCAGCTAATTAGTATTGCGGAACATTATTCTGTAACTATTACTAGTGACGATAAAAAGCTTAAGGCAGTATTGTTGGAGAAAGTAGAAAAGGGCTTGATCGATAAAAATATTATTGCTAAAGCTGAAAGTGCCGGCTCCCCGTCAAATTTGCCCCAATCGCCAACTGCAGAGCTTTCGTTTAAAATGCAGGAGTATAATTTGGAAGGTCGCAAATTGCAGCTCCATACAGCACAACTTAGAGCAGACCGTGAGGCTATGGCTCTTCGAGAAAGAGAACTCGAAAAGGAGGTTCGTTTACGGCAATTAGAGGTGGATAAAGAAATCGAATTAAGGAAATTGGAACAACAAGAAAGAGAGAATCGGAAAAAGATGGAGTTCCAACGCGAGCGTGAGGAGCGAGAATTTAATTTGAGAAAACTTGAGTTGGAATATTCGGCTAAATACTCTGCCATTAATGTCTCTCCATTTCGTCCTCcaagctctcctcctctgtctacGGCGTGGCAGGAACGACAGCGTGTCCCTTTCGTTGCCTCTGCGTTACCAGAGTTGCCTCAAGACGCACCACATAACCTCCCGTCATCTgattcacctgctccacctttcGACGTGAGCCGAAATATTCGCATGGTTCCACCATTTAGCgagcgcgaggttgagaagtatTTCGCCCACTTTGAACGCGTCGCTTTAACTTTAAAATGGCCAGTCGGCGTTTGGACCCTGCTATTGCAATGCGTGTTAACGGGAAAGGCACAAGCTGTTTATTCAGCTCTTACTGTTGACCAGAGTGCAGACTATAGTATTGTTAAAACTGCTATATTAAACGCATACGAACTTGTACCAGAAGCCTACAGACAAAGATTTCGAGGTCTTAAGAAAAATGACAAGTTGACTTATATGGAGTTtgcgagagagaaagaaaatgcctTCGATAGGTGGCTCACTTCTTTACGAGTACAGTCAATGGCTCAACTTCGAGAAGTTGTTCTGCTGGAGGAGTTTAAAAATTGTGTGCCAGAGTCGGTCGCGACTTATATTCATGACCAGAAAGTTACCACGTTGGCACAGGCCGCTGTTTGTGCTGACGAATTCACGCTCACGCATAAAACAGTCTTCACTCGTCGGGCACCATTTCAGTTTTCTAGTCCTAAACGCAGCTGGCGAAATTCTAAGCCGAACAGACCCTCGTCTCCCACCAGTGAGAAAAGAGAATGCTTTTACTGTCATGAGTCGGGTCATTTAATCGCTGTTTGTCCtgtgctgcaaagaaaaaatcagTCTCCTAAACGCCAGCCTAAGAGTGTTGGATTTGTGCGGACTGCCAGCGCTGATGAGTTAAGTCATGATATTGACCCCGTGTATGATCCGTTTATCTTGAAGGGAAAAGTCTCCTTAACTGCTAGCGGTGGAGATGGGAAGTCCGTCTCTATTCTTCGGGACACTGGGGCCGCAATTAGCTGTATTCTCGAGTCTGCCCTTCCGTTTTCTGATCGAACACATTGTGGCTCCGATGTTTTACTTACAGGGATCGAGTTGGGGATAACACAAGTTCCCTTGCACAAGATTTACCTGGACACCGATTTAGTGAGCGGTCCTGTGAAGGTTGCTGTTCGGGCACAGCTTCCTGTGAAAGGGGTTGAATTCTTGTTGGGGAACGATTTGGCTGGCGGAAAAGTGATTCCGATACCTGAGGTGCTCTCTACTCCGTTACAAAATACTGACGAGGACCCtgagtttaaaaatgtgttcccCGCGTGCGTGGTGACAAGAGCTCAGGCTCGTAAGTTTAGGGATGTGATTGATTTGTCCGGCAGTTGTTTGATTTCCGACGATCCATTCCAGTCCCCCTCCAGCCCGCGGTCACAGGCAGCAGACGCTCCGTTGCTGTCCACGCTTGATGGTGCTGAAAACGCGCACCTCGACCTGTCGCTGCCCGTTGACAAAGCGCTGATTAGAAGGGAGCAAGAAAGCGACCCTTCTCTCGCTAAATGCCGCGTTGCTGCTACTAAAAATATGGCAACTGAAAGTAAGTTGACTGACTATTTTTGGGAGGATGACCTAAACCTGCGTGATgtcccagtctcctctgctagGCTTCCAAATTCAGAAATGCTTCGGGAACTGAGAAATAATTTGTCGCACTTAAGGGAGGAACAATCTAATGATATATGTGCCTTGATTAATGAGTTTCCAGGTTTGTTTTCCGACGTTCCGACATTAACCAATGTACTTCGCCACGACATTGATGTAGGTGACCAGGCACCAATAAAACAGCACCCATATCGTGTCAATCCGACTAAAAGAGCAATTATGCAATCGGAGGTAGCCTATCTCCTCAATCATGGACTGGCTGAGCCCAGTGCTAGCGCGTGGAGTTCGCCGTGTCTCCTGGTTCCCAAACCAGATGGCACGTTTAGATTCTGTACAGACTACAGAAAAGTAAACGCTGTAACGAAAACCGACTCTTTCCCCTTACCTCGTATGGAGGATTGTGTTGATCGTGTTGGCTCCGCTCACTTCGTTACGAAATTAGATCTTCTCAGGGGCTACTGGCAAGTGGGATTAACGCCCAGAGCCTCCGAAATTTCTGCCTTCGTTACACCTGACAACTTTGCACAATACAAGGTTATGGCGTTTGGTCTTAAAAATGCCCCGTCAAGCTTCCAACGGCTTATGAATAAAGTTCTCGCTGGTGTCCCAAACTGCGAGTCGTACTTGGATGATGTGGTCATTTACTCATCCTCCTGGTCTGAGCATATTGATAACATTCGCTTGGTATTCACGCGCTTGAGAGATGCGTCTCTGACCCTCAACCTAGCTAAATGTGAATTTGCCAAAGCAACCGTAACCTATTTGGGGAAACAGGTTGGCCAAGGCCAAGTGCGCCCAGTGGAAGCTAAAGTATCCGCTATCGTGGACTTCCCCATTCCGTCTGGTAGACGAGAGCTTCGTAGATTCCTAGGAATGATTGGCTATTATCGTAGCTTCTGCCGCAACTTTTCCGATGTAATACTACCGCTAACGAATCTGCTTAAGAAATCTTGCTCGTTCGTTTGGTCAGTCGATTGCGACTCTGCTTTCCAGAACGCTAAAGCGCTGCTTTGTAGTGCACCCGTACTGGCGTCTCCAAATTTTGATGTGCCTTTCAAATTAGAGGTTGATGCCAGCGgcactggtgcaggtgctgtcCTTCTGCAGGAAGATACTAGTGGGACTGATCACCCCGTTTGTTATTTTTCGAAGAAGTTTTTGAAGCACCAGCTTAACTACAGCACAATTGAGAAGGAGGCTTTAGCTTTACTGTTTGCACTCCAACATTTTGAGGTGTATGTGGGTTCCACATCTAAGCCTGTCGTTGTTTTCACTGACCATAACCCTTTGCTGTTCTTATCCAGGATGAAAAATTCAAATCAGCGTCTCATGCGTTGGTCCTTATATCTACAAGGATTCAACCTGGAGATAAGGtataagaaaggaaaagaaaatgttctaGCTGATGCTTTGTCACGCTAAGAGATACTGATTAGAGAGCACTTGTTGATCAACATTATATGTTGATttttggtggtgtgtgtgttacgatcccagttatgtggtttagtttgcttttactgtgcgctcTGCGCACCTTTGCGcatttggttctgttttgtcccgcccccgtgttttgtgtttctctgtttcaataggtgctgcgcCATGGTCTGTGATTGGCTCGTTCGTgattggcgtccttttaaaaaccctggggtgccacccaacgaatCCTTCTTGCTCCGTTTTCGTCCTGTTCCGTGACTCGCCACGTCAGCGCTACCAGTTCCCACTTCGTTTTGTGACACGCAGCCCGTCGGTTGCAGTTCGCCcgcttctgtggagaagccactttcGTCTACGTTTTggaatgtttgccatgcaacgtgcctttaacCATTGAATAGACCTATATACTTTAAGTGCTCACTTATTTTTGTATTACTCCCCAccttttgccattaaatctatatttcacttattgtactggcgttattcctcgtgccaccttcacttttccctggttcacaattccataccctagactggaacgtgacagTGACCCCtggattagatcacatgatcactctagatggtatctcattagcatctagtctctctgtgaggaatctaggagtaactttaactgccataaatatcatttatgttgtcattttatgtctgtagaatattttatttaacattgtttatttttatgaatatttaattcctttatttaacacatcatacaggcggaagtggtttctgttctttgtttagtgACGGACCTTTAATGTGGTACTCCTTTCACGAacttttatttgaggtaatactgcaagaagaggaagttgcagaagacattctttttaagacgtttttctttgctcatggtAAACTCATTCCCTCGGGTGCAGCCAGCGaggtaatctgtttttcttatgttgcgtttgtacgtgttgtatatgtgaaacctgtttaattgtgtgttgtgctaaaCAGTTCGACGGTGGTGATGGCGTTTACGGCGATGTCGTTccaataaatcatctgtgtcAAAAGAACTGTGGTCGTGCTTCTCTGACGGGAGTGATAGTGGAACTCGAGTCTGCTTCGAGGGACCTGCTCGGGCCCAGCAAGGAGGCGCAGACGGCTCGTCAAGAAGGAAAAGCAGATAAGCCGATGTTTAACAAGAAGACACATGTTCAACGGTTCTCCATGAACGTCCACAAGTCAGACACACAAGTTAAAATGCTCTGAAAAGGGACACAAGTCTGGAAAACCACAAGGGACTGTGAAGCTTAGTGACAGTGGTCATAAGTTTAATGAGCAATTAATGTCGTTTACGTTTGATGTCTTATTTGAGCGCCTCATTCGTTAAAGGGGTAATCTGTACATTTTGAAAGGTTTGAAATAATTCATGAGCATTTAAGTTTAGTCCCTTAATGCTTGCTTTAAGGGTTAATTAGAAGCAAAATTATCTTTAAGTTTATTGACCTGAGTGCCTCAAGAACATGTTTAGGGCTAAACTGCTTATGTCAGACAAGCTAATGACATATAGTTAATTTCTAAGTAATTAATTTGTCAAAAGTAAAAACTGTCACTCTGAAGTAGCCTTCAAAtggcagaaccagagcagataGATGAGCCTGATGATGCACAAGTAGTCCAGTTTGAAGAGCCTCGTAGAAGTGAAAGAGACCGCACattaacagaaaaaggaaaagaatttcACAAGGAAAAGACTAAAGGGCTACTTCTACGCTTTGACAGCATTTATGACCGCTGGAAAGCTCTCAGCAAGGTTGCTAAAAGGTCTGTAATAAAAGAGGACCCTAGCAACATTCTAGAAGAACATATCAGCACTGTTCAAAGGGAGTTGTCAGAGCTGAATATTGTTTATGATGAATATCGGAGGATTGACGGCCCAGAACATGAAATGCGCCGCAAGATGGATAAGTGTGTATCTGTCACAGGGATTGTGGTTCAGAATGCCCAATTTCAAATGCAAGGAACAGCAGAGAAGATTGTTTGGCCTGATGCTGGTTCTGTATTTGCGTCATCTGTATCAAGCGGCTCACATTCAGCCTCTAAGTATTCTAAAGCTAATTCTGTTGTCTCTAATGTATCCTCAGCCAAAAgacaagaagctgcagcagaatatGCAGCCACAAAGCTGTACTGAAGATTATGGCTGAACAAGAGGGTCACCAAGAGAAACTGCAAAGACTTGAGGTCGAGGACAAGCTGATAGCTGCAGACCAAGAAGCAGCTGCAGTATCTCGCCGTCTACaagcagaaaaggaagaaactgAACGCaaaatagaaagagagagaaaagaagctgcacttttaaagcaacaagaagaagaaagtgcagCAAGAAAAAGGTCAGTCAAAGACTTAAAAAGAGAACTTGAGCGTTTGGAGGAGCTGAAAAGACTGAACTCAGCCAGAGCAAAGCTTCAAGTTTATGATGAAGGTGAGATgctacacaacacacaaactaTCTACAGATATGCAAGCAACCAATCAGATGAATCCTGtgtatcaacacacacaaagtgattCAGCTCCAAGACATGTTGTTCAAGATAATTCAGGAGAGCTTGTCAAAGTTTTGGCTGAGGCCATATCAGCAAATAGGCTACCTATCCCAGAGCCTATCATCTTTAGCGGTGATCCACTCAAGTTTAACCACTGGAAGTCATCCTTCCATACACTGATTGAGAGGAAAAAtattccagcagcagaaaaaatcTTCTTCCTTCAGAAATATGTAGGAGGAGCTGCTAAAGAGGCTTTAGAAGGATATTTTTTGACTGATTCAGAAGACTCGTATCACGCAGCATGGGACTTGCTTAATGAACGATATGGTGAGCCCTTTGTAATTGCTAAAGCCCTCCGAGACAAACTACATGCTTGGTCAAAAATAGGCCCAAAGGAGAGTGCTGAACTGAGAAAGTTTGTGGATTTTTTACGTAGCTGTAAATCTGCCATGACCCATAATGAGAGTTTAAATGTTCTTAAAGATGGAATTGAGAATCAGGAACTTACTGCCAAGCTACCTGACTGGCTAAGTACCAGATGGAATCGGAAAGCTACTCAGTatcagctggaacacagaaggTTCCCAAGCTTTGATTATTTTGTGACTTTCCTAAGCATGGAAGCTAGCATCGCATGTAACCCTATAACCTCTTACCATGCTTTACAGCAGAGTGAATCTGAGAGACTAAAAGTTAAGAACCAAACCACAGTTGTTTTCAAGAATAGAACTGTTGGTGCAAAGATCCTCACAACTAACACTAGTGAGAAGAGCATAgtcacatgtgtgttttgtcagaaAACAGGACACAGCTTATATAAGTGCAGAAGATTCATTGAAAGGCCTGTTGCTGACAGAGTAAAGTTTATTCAAGTCGAGAAATTGTGTTTTGGATGCTTAAGTCATGGCCATCAATCCAAGAGCTGCAGTAAGCGAATGGTGTGTGACATCTGCTCAAAACGT
It contains:
- the LOC130523567 gene encoding uncharacterized protein LOC130523567 yields the protein MMKVRCYTTHKLSTDMQATNQMNPVYQHTQSDSAPRHVVQDNSGELVKVLAEAISANRLPIPEPIIFSGDPLKFNHWKSSFHTLIERKNIPAAEKIFFLQKYVGGAAKEALEGYFLTDSEDSYHAAWDLLNERYGEPFVIAKALRDKLHAWSKIGPKESAELRKFVDFLRSCKSAMTHNESLNVLKDGIENQELTAKLPDWLSTRWNRKATQYQLEHRRFPSFDYFVTFLSMEASIACNPITSYHALQQSESERLKVKNQTTVVFKNRTVGAKILTTNTSEKSIVTCVFCQKTGHSLYKCRRFIERPVADRVKFIQVEKLCFGCLSHGHQSKSCSKRMVCDICSKRHPTCLHEDRLKQESKKENSEAQSVTKEITSNRVVQDSNNTQTSTSIPVYVSTSSDSSKEVLVYALLDSQSDSSFILEDVAVVLDVNSEQVKLKLSTMTSKKTVVTCKRLKDLQIRGLFSSKKITVPTTYTREFIPANRSHIPTPETAKAWPHLMHLAEHIAPLMECEIGLLIGYNCPQALMPREVVIGEENQPFAQRTDLGWSIVSYGEQKEKEIDAIGVSHRIIVRQVIPAHKPTVKLKSEVHYVCNTRIKEVVTPDDVIKVLESDFSERVGEEAVFSQEDLQFLNKLKDGIKHKPDGH